In a single window of the Delftia tsuruhatensis genome:
- a CDS encoding YdcF family protein: MQWLGLITGVVLLGDALVLMARGMFNLGVTLPAALGLLFIGSSWQRAAIARRLHANAWLRRIWWLGWTALALWLVSLLVFWAHLLSAASGPAPDQPLKAIVVLGSATRDGQPSLTLAQRLDRAAVLAASQPQALVLTSGGVDFGETESEGAIMARYLQQRHGLAARRLLKEERSTSTALNLAWSLPLLRERGVDPQQAPIAIVTSDFHTLRAGWIAERAGYARAFTVGAPTPLTIRFNAWLREYFAVMSGWMLGEF; the protein is encoded by the coding sequence TTGCAATGGCTGGGACTCATCACCGGCGTCGTGTTGCTGGGAGATGCCCTGGTCTTGATGGCCCGCGGCATGTTCAATCTGGGCGTGACGCTGCCGGCCGCATTGGGCCTGCTTTTCATCGGCAGCAGCTGGCAGCGCGCGGCCATTGCGCGCCGGCTGCATGCCAATGCCTGGCTGCGGCGCATCTGGTGGCTGGGCTGGACGGCGCTCGCTCTGTGGTTGGTCAGTCTGCTGGTGTTCTGGGCGCATCTGCTGTCTGCTGCTTCCGGCCCGGCGCCTGACCAGCCGCTGAAGGCCATCGTGGTGCTGGGCAGCGCCACGCGGGACGGCCAGCCTTCGCTGACCTTGGCCCAGCGCCTGGACCGTGCTGCCGTGCTGGCCGCCAGCCAGCCTCAGGCCTTGGTGCTGACCAGCGGCGGAGTGGACTTCGGCGAGACCGAGAGCGAAGGCGCCATCATGGCCCGCTATCTGCAGCAGCGCCATGGCCTGGCTGCCCGGCGCCTGCTGAAGGAAGAGCGCAGCACCAGCACGGCACTGAACCTGGCCTGGAGCCTGCCGTTGCTGCGCGAGCGCGGTGTGGACCCCCAGCAGGCCCCTATCGCCATCGTCACCAGCGACTTCCATACGCTGCGCGCGGGCTGGATCGCAGAGCGCGCCGGCTACGCGAGAGCGTTCACCGTGGGCGCCCCGACGCCGCTGACGATTCGCTTCAACGCCTGGCTGCGGGAGTACTTTGCTGTGATGAGCGGCTGGATGCTTGGGGAGTTCTGA
- a CDS encoding lectin gives MPIKKCISILLASSFILPALPVHAGEETVQLMSNGRYQTYSLPDDAQQVQLIETLAGSCGYNRSWGYDLGRREMWVKEGCGGRFRILTGPVQGAQGQEGEGDNTGAWIAGAAVAAIAGAAILANKRDKDREREREEQWNDDRYPGYPQPGYPSWGGREIRGQNGLCLDVSGGLRPGNGLIVYRCNGTENQRFTLTRDGEMRVGDLCLDVADGNTRNGARVIAWQCRNQPNQKWEWSRGQIRSRFAGKCLDIEGGNARPGQPVIMWSCSGGSNQRWD, from the coding sequence ATGCCCATCAAGAAATGCATTTCCATCCTGCTGGCCAGCAGCTTCATCCTGCCGGCACTGCCTGTGCATGCAGGCGAAGAGACGGTGCAGCTCATGTCCAATGGCCGCTATCAGACCTACAGCCTGCCCGACGACGCACAACAGGTCCAGCTGATCGAGACCCTGGCCGGCAGCTGCGGCTACAACCGCAGCTGGGGCTATGACCTGGGTCGCAGGGAAATGTGGGTCAAGGAGGGCTGTGGCGGGCGCTTCCGCATCCTGACCGGGCCGGTGCAGGGCGCGCAGGGGCAGGAGGGCGAGGGCGACAACACGGGCGCCTGGATCGCCGGGGCCGCCGTGGCGGCCATCGCGGGAGCAGCCATCCTGGCGAACAAGCGCGACAAGGACCGTGAACGCGAGCGCGAGGAGCAATGGAATGATGACCGCTATCCGGGCTACCCCCAGCCCGGCTATCCCTCATGGGGGGGCCGCGAGATCCGCGGCCAGAACGGCCTGTGCCTCGACGTCTCGGGCGGCTTGCGTCCGGGCAATGGCCTGATCGTCTACCGCTGCAACGGTACGGAGAACCAGCGCTTCACCCTGACGCGCGATGGAGAGATGCGCGTGGGCGATCTGTGTCTGGACGTGGCCGACGGCAATACGCGCAACGGTGCGCGTGTGATCGCCTGGCAATGTCGCAACCAGCCCAACCAGAAATGGGAATGGAGCCGTGGCCAGATCCGCAGCCGCTTTGCCGGCAAATGCCTGGACATCGAAGGCGGCAATGCGCGTCCCGGCCAACCCGTGATCATGTGGTCCTGCTCCGGCGGCTCGAATCAGCGCTGGGACTGA
- a CDS encoding enoyl-CoA hydratase, producing MSTALHEFVALDLVAPGVAEIVIDRPERHNAMSLPMYEALLAALARCQNDPAIRCVLLRGAGGKSFIAGTDIGHFKDFHDGRQGIAYEDFVERVIDAVERVAVPTLAVIDGWAVGGGLALATACDFRLCSTGSRFGAPIARTLSNTLSSRNIARLVASLGVPRVKRMLLLAEYLSAEQALTCGFVHAVVPSDQLSGQARALAGQLMALSGTTQAAVKESLRRLVVEQRLDDEDLVSSVYGSAAFRAGVARFVEG from the coding sequence ATGAGCACCGCCCTGCATGAATTCGTCGCGCTGGACCTGGTGGCCCCGGGCGTGGCCGAGATCGTCATCGACCGGCCCGAACGCCACAACGCCATGAGCCTGCCCATGTACGAGGCGCTGCTCGCGGCCCTTGCGCGCTGCCAGAACGATCCGGCCATCCGCTGCGTGCTGCTGCGCGGCGCGGGTGGCAAGTCCTTCATCGCGGGCACGGACATCGGCCACTTCAAGGACTTCCACGACGGCCGCCAGGGCATCGCCTACGAGGATTTCGTCGAACGCGTGATCGACGCCGTGGAACGCGTGGCCGTGCCCACCCTCGCCGTCATCGACGGCTGGGCCGTGGGCGGTGGCCTGGCCCTGGCCACGGCCTGCGATTTCCGCCTGTGCAGCACCGGCTCGCGCTTCGGCGCTCCGATCGCCAGGACGCTGTCCAACACCTTGTCATCCCGCAACATCGCGCGCCTCGTGGCCAGCCTGGGCGTGCCGCGCGTCAAGCGCATGCTGCTGCTTGCGGAGTACCTGTCGGCGGAGCAGGCCCTGACCTGCGGGTTCGTGCATGCCGTCGTTCCCTCCGATCAACTGTCGGGACAGGCACGGGCGCTGGCCGGACAGCTCATGGCCCTGTCGGGCACCACGCAGGCCGCGGTCAAGGAGAGCCTGCGGCGCCTCGTGGTGGAGCAACGGCTGGATGATGAGGACCTGGTGTCCTCGGTCTATGGCAGTGCGGCTTTTCGGGCGGGGGTGGCGCGGTTTGTCGAGGGGTGA
- a CDS encoding CaiB/BaiF CoA transferase family protein, with product MSNPQSPSRPQPLPLQGIRVLDVSQVMAGPFACMLLADLGADVIKVEPPGTGDQTRGAMGFKMKGPDSMGFLNMNRNKRSLTLDLKSEEGREAFYRLAETADVIVENYRPGVVQRLKIDYESIRRIHPRIVYVSISGFGQSGPWAQRPGFDLMAQAMSGVMSVTGYQGEKPVKAGVPVADIGCALFATYGLLAAYIGAQRTGQGQHIDASLFDSAMAFAIWDMSEYWGTGVPPAPLGTSNKMSAPYQAVKARDGYFVMGATNQKLWARLCALIERPDLVDHPDYATVALRLKHREALIEALESEFARSDSADWVDRLLEGGIPAGPLLSYPEAFEGEHGTHRRMCMEIDHPIEGKVKNIGFPVKMLGTPQQVRRHPPLLGEHNAEILAEIHAMKATA from the coding sequence ATGAGCAATCCCCAATCCCCATCCCGCCCGCAGCCACTGCCCCTGCAAGGCATCCGCGTGCTCGACGTCAGCCAGGTCATGGCCGGCCCCTTTGCCTGCATGCTGCTGGCCGACCTGGGCGCCGACGTCATCAAGGTCGAGCCTCCGGGCACGGGCGACCAGACGCGCGGCGCCATGGGCTTCAAGATGAAGGGCCCGGACAGCATGGGCTTTCTGAACATGAACCGCAACAAGCGTTCGCTGACGCTGGACCTCAAGAGCGAGGAGGGGCGCGAGGCCTTCTACCGGCTGGCCGAGACGGCCGACGTCATCGTCGAGAACTACCGCCCCGGCGTGGTCCAGCGCCTGAAGATCGACTACGAAAGCATCCGTCGCATCCACCCGCGCATCGTCTATGTGAGCATCTCGGGCTTCGGCCAGAGCGGCCCCTGGGCCCAGCGCCCGGGGTTCGACCTCATGGCCCAGGCCATGTCGGGCGTGATGAGCGTGACCGGCTACCAGGGAGAGAAACCCGTCAAGGCCGGCGTGCCCGTGGCCGACATCGGCTGCGCGCTGTTCGCCACCTACGGCCTGCTGGCCGCCTACATCGGCGCGCAGAGGACCGGGCAGGGGCAGCACATCGACGCTTCGCTGTTCGACTCGGCCATGGCCTTCGCCATCTGGGACATGTCCGAGTACTGGGGCACGGGCGTGCCGCCCGCGCCGCTGGGCACCAGCAACAAGATGAGCGCTCCCTACCAGGCCGTGAAGGCGCGCGACGGCTACTTCGTCATGGGCGCCACCAACCAGAAGCTCTGGGCGCGGCTGTGCGCGCTGATCGAGCGCCCGGACCTGGTCGACCACCCCGACTACGCCACCGTGGCGCTGCGTCTGAAGCACCGCGAGGCGCTGATCGAGGCGCTGGAGTCGGAGTTCGCCCGGAGCGACAGCGCCGACTGGGTGGACCGGCTGCTGGAAGGCGGCATTCCCGCAGGCCCGCTGCTGAGCTATCCCGAGGCCTTCGAAGGCGAGCACGGAACGCACCGCCGCATGTGCATGGAGATCGACCATCCCATCGAGGGCAAGGTCAAGAACATCGGCTTTCCCGTCAAGATGCTGGGCACGCCCCAGCAGGTGCGCCGCCATCCACCGTTGCTGGGCGAGCACAACGCGGAGATCCTGGCCGAGATCCATGCCATGAAGGCCACCGCATGA